Proteins found in one Acanthopagrus latus isolate v.2019 chromosome 3, fAcaLat1.1, whole genome shotgun sequence genomic segment:
- the LOC119016944 gene encoding uncharacterized protein LOC119016944, producing MALKSLLNTKSPNQYFHPPPLKILVLRIIDAPKVISWDFSKTVVTPATTKFNKVAIFSDGQTCTKVTIFQEFGDRIKEGYTYIMRGHTIRGSDPPYYLNINERTMFFRTTNLEVTEELYQQAEALLYPASPLTPLFECLASKGLMTVEGQVIEVLPVKKVTLGGHCVPLKKVMLEQGSDKMELCLWREAATEQVQVGERLTVTHLKVTKNGNLQSTVHTAFKKPETEVKEGSILGVMEQHQDEGFLQILLDDDSIYTIRKELWSPLNEQLVKGPIRVVLTTEGGEIINIITKAKEE from the exons atgGCATTGAAATCACTCTTGAACACCAAATCCCCCAACCAGTATTTCCACCCACCACCCTTGAAGATCTTAGTTCTTAGGATAATCGATGCCCCAAAAGTGATTTCGTGGGATTTTTCTAAAACAGTGGTCACACCAGCCACAACAAAATTTAATAAGGTGGCAATATTTTCAGACGGCCAGACATGCACTAAAGTCACGATCTTTCAAGAGTTTGGTGATAGAATCAAAGAGGGTTACACATATATAATGAGGGGACATACAATCAGGGGAAGTGACCCACCGTACTACCTCAACATCAATGAAAGAACAATGTTCTTTCGAACCACTAACCTGGAGGTGACAGAAGAACTCTACCAACAGGCAGAGGCCCTTCTCTATccagcctctcctctcactccacTCTTTGAGTGCTTGGCGTCCAAGGGCCTCATGACTGTGGAAGGCCAAGTGATCGAG GTATTACCAGTCAAAAAAGTCACTCTTGGTGGTCACTGTGTACCTTTAAAAAAGGTTATGCTGGAGCAG GGTAGTGACAAGATGGAACTCTGCCTCTGGCGAGAGGCAGCCACTGAACAAGTGCAGGTTGGCGAGAGGTTGACAGTGACCCACCTCAAGGTCACTAAGAATGGGAACTTGCAGTCAACTGTTCACACTGCCTTTAAG AAACCAGAGACTGAAGTAAAGGAAGGCTCTATCCTGGGGGTAATGGAGCAGCACCAGGACGAGGGGTTCCTCCAGATCCTGCTTGATGACGACTCCATTTACACCATCAGAAAGGAGCTATGGTCCCCACTTAATGAGCAGTTGGTCAAAGGGCCAATTAGAGTGGTACTGACTACTGAAGGGGGAGAGATCATTAACATAATAACAAAGGCAAAGGAAGAGTGA